One Candidatus Nitronauta litoralis genomic window, AAGGTTGCTCCCGGGCTTGTGATTCGGAAGTTGCGCAAGATAGGCAAGTCGAAAAAAGTAGAAATTGAGCGTGGAGATCTTCTCGGTCTGACCCTTGCCCAGGAAGTGCTCGACCCCGACACCGGGGAGGTTGTAGGCGACTATTGTCAGGGGATCACTGAAGACATTCTGGCGACTATTGAAAAGTGCGGTGCCGGTGATATTCAGGTTCTCAGAATAGATGAAGAGAGTCCGGATAGCACCATTCGGGACACCATGGTTCTCTCCAAGGTCAATGAGGAGGAGGACGCGATTCGTGAAATCTACAAGCGGTTGCGTCCGGGTGATCCGCCAACCAATGAAATAGCGCGGACCCTGTTCTGGAATCTGTTTTTTAATCCGAAGCGATACAACCTGTCGGTAGTGGGTCGGATGAAAATGAACCAGAAGTTTGGGTTGGATGTCGATCTCGAAAACCGGTTGCTCACTCTGGAAGATATTGTAGCCGTCATGCGCTACCTGATCGGTCTTCGAAATGGGCAGGGCCTGATAGACGACATTGATCATCTCGGCAATCGCCGCGTGCGGGCTGTGGGTGAGTCCATGGAAAACCAGTTCCGCGTTGGATTGGTTCGCATGGAGCGGGCGATTATTGAGCGGATGTCCATCCAGGATCTGGAAGTGTCCATGCCGCATGACCTGATCAACTCCAAGCCGGTTACTGCGGCTATCAAGGAGTTTTTCGGCAGCAGCCAGCTCTCGCAGTTCATGGATCAGACCAACCCGTTGTCTGAAATCACTCACAAGCGCCGTTTGAGTGCGTTGGGGCCGGGCGGATTGACCCGGGAGCGCGCGGGGTTTGAGGTGCGTGATGTGCACCCGACTCACTACGGTCGAATTTGTCCAATTGAAACGCCTGAAGGTCCGAACATCGGGCTGATTGCATCCTTGTCGACTTATGCGCGGGTTAATGATTACGGATTCGTTGAAACTCCGTATCGGCGGGTGAATAATGCCAAAGTGTCGGATGAGGTCGAATTCCATACCGCCATGGTGGAGGATGAATACATCATCGCTCAGGCCAATGCTGAACTTGATAAGAACAACAAGTTTGTGAACGACATCGTGTCGGCCCGGCAGGCCGGCGATTTTATCTTGTCGCCCAGCGACAAGATTCAGCTCATGGATGTGTCGCCAAAGCAGTTGATTTCAGTGGCTACTTCCCTGATCCCTTTTCTCGAAAACGATGATGCTAACCGGGCGTTGATGGGTTCCAATATGCAGCGTCAGGCTGTGCCTCTTCTGCAAACCGAGTCTCCTTTGGTGGGCACCGGTATGGAGGGGATCGTTGCTCGTGATTCCGGGGCCGTTGTGGTGGCGGAACATGAGGGTGAAGTGATCAGTGCAGACGCTTCCCGGATCGTGGTCCGGTCATCTGTAAAAGATAAAAGACGATCCGGAGGGCTGGATTCCAAGGTTGATATTTATACCCTGTCCAAATACCAGCGCTCCAACCAGAACACCTGTGTCAATCAGAAGCCCCTCGTCCAGACCGGGGAAAAAATACGGGCCGGACAAGTGATTGCTGATGGTCCTTCAACAGATAAGGGTGAGCTGGCACTGGGACGAAATGTGCTGGTCGGGTTCATGCCCTGGGAGGGTTATAACTTTGAGGATGCGATCGTCATCAGTGAGAAGACGGTCAAGGAGGATATCTTCACCTCGGTTCATATTGAGGAGTTTGAAGTTGAAGCCCGTGACACCAAACAGGGAAAAGAAGAGATCACCCGGGATATCTCCAATGTCGGTGAAGATGCGCTGAAGAATCTTGATGACAGTGGAATCATCCGCATTGGTGCATCGGTAAAACCCAACGACATTCTGGTGGGTAAAATCACCCCTAAAGGAGAGACTCAGTTAAGTCCTGAGGAAAAACTCCTGAAAGCTATCTTCGGTGAAAAAGCCGGCGATGTGCGCGACACTTCTCTTCGGGTTCCGCCTGGTATTCTGGGAATCGTGATTGGTGTCAAGGTCTTCAGCCGCAAGGGAATCGATAAAGACTCCCGGACTCTGGCTATTGAAGAAGAGGAAGTCGAGCGTATCGAAAAGGATTTTCAGGACGAGATCAAAATCGTCAAAGGTGAAACCGAAAAGCGCCTTCGCTCCATGTTGATTGGAAAAACTGTTTCCAAGGCGGCAACGGTGGGTCGGCGACAGTTGAAAAAAGGTGAAGTGCTGGATGAGGCGACCCTTGCTGATATAGCGGGTAAGGACTTGGCTAAGGTCCCTGCGTCAGGTGTCGACTCTGCGGCTATGCAGCAGCTTGAAGACAGCAGTCATGATCAGATACAGATTTTAAAATCGATCATGGCGGACAAAATAAGCAAACTCAAAAAAGGCGACGACCTTGCGCCTGGTGTTATTAAGCTCGTCAAAGTGTTTGTTGCCATGAAGCGTAAGTTGCAGGTCGGCGACAAGATGGCGGGACGCCACGGTAACAAGGGTGTGGTTTCCAAGATTGTTCCGGAAGAAGATATGCCGTATATGGAAAACGGCAAGCCAGTCGAGCTTCTGCTCAATCCGCTGGGTGTTCCCTCTCGTATGAACGTGGGTCAGATTCTGGAGACCAACCTTGGGATGGCTGCGATGGCAACGGGTCGTCATATGGCTACGCCGGTTTTCGATGGCGCGGCTGAAGCGGATGTCCGTAAGCTGCTTGAAGAGGGTGGATGTAATCCTGCGGGTGAAGTCCAGCTTTACGACGGCCGCACGGGTCAGCCCTTCCATCAGAAGGTGATGGTCGGCTACATCTACATGCTCAAGCTGCATCATCTGGTTGACGACAAAATTCACGCCCGGTCAACGGGACCCTACTCTCTTGTTACGCAGCAGCCGCTTGGTGGTAAAGCGCAGTTTGGCGGTCAGCGTCTGGGTGAGATGGAGGTCTGGGCCATCGAGGCTTATGGTGGAGCATACACTTTGCAGGAAATGCTCACCGTTAAGTCCGACGATGTTGAAGGCCGCAAGCGCATGTACGAGGCCATCGTCAAAGGCGATACGCATCTGGTTCCGAGTTTGCCGGAATCCTTTAATGTACTGGTAAAAGAACTTCAAAGTCTGGCCATTGATGTGGAGTTGATCGAAACACTTAAGTGATCAGTTCCCGGTCAGATTGAGTCACATAAATAAAAGGGGCCAAACGGTGCCGCCTTGTTGGTTTTATGCAGCGATCCCAGTCGTTTATTGGATCGCATGAAACAACGGCTGGTTCTGATTACCCCTGATTTGGGTGTCACCATCCAAACTTTAAACCCGTTAGGAGACCACACACGTGGATACCCCCAACCTGATTGACAAACCCAAAAACCCGATCATGTTTGATGCCATCCGTGTCCGGTTGGCCTCACCTGAAAAAATCCGGTCCTGGTCGTACGGGGAAGTCAAAAAACCCGAAACTATCAACTATCGAACGTTCAAGCCTGAACGTGACGGTTTGTTTTGTGCCAAAATTTTTGGTCCTGTAAAGGACTGGGAATGTAATTGCGGTAAGTACAAGCGCATGAAGCACAAAGGCGTGGTCTGTGAGAAATGCGGCGTTGAGGTCATCCTCTCTAAGGTGCGTCGCGAGCGTCTCGGTCATATCGAGTTGGCCAGCCCGGTTGCTCACATCTGGTTTTTCAAGGGACTTCCAAGTCGCATCGGTCATGTGCTCGACCTCACCCTGAAAGAGCTCGAACGCATTATTTATTTTGAGAACTTTGTGGTGACCGACCCGGGTGAATCAGATTATAAATACGGTCAATTGCTGACTGAAGCGGAACAGCGTGAGTCGGAAGTTGAATTCCCGCAAGGACTGAAAACCATGATGGGTTGTGAGGCCGTCAGCGAAATGCTGCAAAACCTTGACCTGGACAGCCTTGCAGTCAAAATCAAGGAAGACCTGGCTAACACCCAGTCGGTTCTCAATAAGCGAAAGTTTTCAAAGCGGTTGAAAATTGTTGAAGCCTTCCGCAAGTCCGGCAATCGGCCTGAGTGGATGGTGTTGCGGGTGGTGCCGGTTATTCCGCCTGAGTTACGCCCACTCGTGCCTCTTGATGGGGGTCGTTTTGCGACGTCTGATCTGAACGATTTATATCGCCGTGTGATTAACCGGAACAACAGATTGAAGCGGCTGCAGGAGCTCAAGGCTCCACAGATCATTATTCGAAATGAAAAAAGAATGTTGCAGGAAGCCGTTTCCGCCCTGTTCGATAACGGGCGGCGCGGACGTACCCTGCGGGGAACAAACAAACGCCCGCTGAAATCCCTTTCAGATATGTTGAAGGGTAAGCAGGGTCGTTTTCGCCAGAACCTGTTGGGAAAACGCGTCGACTATTCCGGTCGTTCAGTTATCGTTGTTGGGCCGGAACTCAATCTGCATCAGTGTGGACTGCCAAAGAAAATGGCGCTTGAGCTTTTCAAGCCGTTCATCTTCAATCTGCTGGAAGAGCGTGGGTATGCCGCTACTATCAAGACAGCGAAGAAAATGGTTGAGCAGGAACGCGCCGAAGTATGGGAAGTTCTGGAAGAGGTGATCCAGAAACATCCGGTTCTTCTGAACCGGGCGCCCACCCTGCATCGTCTGGGTATCCAGGCGTTTGAGCCGGTCCTTATTGAAGGTAAGGCGATCCGTATCCATCCGCTGGTTTGTACTGCGTTTAACGCGGACTTTGACGGCGACCAGATGGCTGTTCATGTGCCGCTTTCCATGGAAGCGCGGGTCGAGGCCAAGTTGCTGATGATGGCACCGAATAACGTGATGTCTCCGGCCAACGGCCGCCCCATCGCAGTGCCGAGTCAGGACATAGTTCTTGGTTGTTACTATATGTCCAAGATTCGCGGCGGCGTTAAAGGTGAAGGTCATGTGTTCTCTGACTCGCGTGAAGTGCGTGCAGCATTTGATGCGGATGAACTGGACCTGCAGGCCAAGATAATGGTTCGTATCGATGGTGAATTGCAGTGGACGACAACCGGGCGCGTTCTTATCAAGGAAGTGATGCCGGAAGGGCTGCCGTTCGGTCTGGTCAATCAGATCCTTGACAAGAAAGCTTTGTCCGATCTGATCTCTACCTCTTATAAGCTGGTCGGACGTGAAAAGACGGTCACCCTGTTGGATCAGGTGAAAACACTCGGTTTTCATTATGCAACGGAGGCGGGCCTGTCTATTTCCATCGATCATATGCGTATTCCAAAAGCGAAAGAAGAGTTGGTCACCAAGACGGGCGAAGAGGTATTGCGTGTATATGGTCAGTATCGCGATGGTCTGATTACCAATGGCGAGCGTTACAACAAAGTGATCGACATCTGGGCACACGTTACCGAAAAAGTTTCCGAAGAGATGTTTAAGGAACTGGAAAATGAAGATCAGGATCTGGTCGACGGAAAAGGGGACAGGGGTCAGGACTTCAACTCCATATTCATTATGGCTGACTCCGGTGCTCGTGGTAGTTCGCAGCAGCTTCGGCAGCTTGCGGGTATGCGTGGTCTGATGGCCAAGCCTTCCGGTGAAATCATCGAAACGCCCATCACCGCAAACTTTCGCGAAGGATTGTCGGTTATCCAGTACTTCATCTCGACTCATGGTGCTCGTAAAGGGTTGGCGGATACCGCTCTGAAAACCGCGAATTCAGGTTACCTCACCCGACGTCTGGTGGATGTGGCGCAGGATATCATCATCATGGAAGAGGACTGCGGAACCTTGCGCGGACTTGAAGTGTCGGCGTTGGTGGAAGCGGGTGAAATCATCCAGCCATTGGGCGAGCGTTTGCTGGGCCGAACCGCGCTGGAAGATGTGATCGATCCTTTTACGAATGAAATCCTGATAAAAGCCAATGACCTTATCGATGAAGAAATCGTGGAGGCTATCGAAAACTCAGGAATCGAAAAAGTCAAAATTCGTTCCAACCTGACTTGTGAATCGCATCAGGGTCTTTGCGTGAAATGTTACGGACGTAACCTGGCCACCAACGACTGGGTGGAAGTCGGTGAGCCGGTCGGAGTTATCGCGGCGCAGTCTATTGGAGAACCGGGAACCCAGCTTACGATGCGGACGTTCCATATCGGTGGAACCGCGAGCCGGGTTGTTGAGCAGACAACGTTGTCGACCAAAAAAGGCGGCATCATCAAATATCAAGGGCTTCGCACTTTGAAGAATCAGCGAGGTGAAATCATCGTCATGAACCGTAATGGTTTCCTGACGGTGCAGGATGAAAACGGACGGGAAAAAGAGCGCTATTCCATTGTCTACGCAGCCAAATTGAAAGTTGCCGATGGGCAGGAAGTGCATGAAGGCCAGACTCTGGTGGAATGGGATCCTTACACCAACTCCATCCTGACCGAAGTTTCAGGTACGGTTGCATTCGACGATATTCTGGAGGGAGCAACCATGAAGGAAGACTTCGATGAAATTACCGGTCTTTCTTCCAAGGTCATTGTCCCGCATCGGGATGAAAAGAAACAGCCGCGCATTCTGATTACTGATGAAGAAGGAGAAGAATTGCGCAAGTATCTGCTTCCGGCTGGAGCCCACATTAATGTGAATGAAGGGGATTTTGTCAACGCGGGTGATGTTATCGTAAAAATTCCGCGTGAATCCGCAAAAACCAAGGACATCACCGGTGGTCTGCCGCGTGTTGCGGAGTTGTTTGAAGCCCGCAAGCCGCACGAGCAAGCGACTATCACCGAAATTGACGGTAAGGTCAAGTTCGGCGGATTTGTTAAGGGTATGCGAAAAGTGGTGGTTGAATCCAAAACCGGTGACGAGCGCGATTACCTTATTCCGCGCGGTAAGCACATCAATGTCCATGAGGGCGACGATGTTCTTGCAGGTGAGCCGTTGATGGATGGAGCCTCCAATCCGCACGATATCCTCGCCGTTCTTGGTGAAAACGAATTGCAGAAATATCTGGTTAATGAGGTTCAAGAGGTTTATCGGTTGCAGGGCGTTTCGATTAACGACAAGCACATCGAAGTGATTGTCCGGCAAATGTTGCGCCATGTTCAGGTTGAAGACCCGGGTGATACCGATCTTCTGGTTGGAGAGCAGGTGACCAAGAAACAGTTCAATCAGAAGAACCAGGAAGTTATCAAGGATGGAGGCAAGCCGGCGCAGGCAACCCCGGTATTACTGGGGATCACCAAATCGTCGCTTAGCACAGAAAGTTTTATCTCTGCCGCCTCTTTCCAGGAGACAACCCGGGTATTGACTGAGGTTTCTCTCAGCGGGAAAGAGGATCGTCTGGTTGGCCTTAAGGAAAACGTTATTATGGGCCGACTGATCCCGGCGGGAACCGGTTGTCGGGTGTATTCCGGAATTCGGATCGAAGAGCCGGAATACGAGGAAGAAACGCCTGCTGAAACCGCTACAGAGACTTCTGAAGCGGGTACAGAGGAAGAAGAAACCGCCGCGGTGGAATAACCTTGTTTTTTTAGATTTTTCCACTTGACTGATCTCGTTAAAGTGATAGAATCTTGAACTTTCCGCCAGCGTTACAAATTTTCGTTAGGTCAAGGAAATCAAACACTTAGGGCAACTCCGTTTTTTTTCGGGGCGGCCTCAATAGGGAGCTATTACTTTGCCGACTATAAATCAACTGGTCCGACAGGGCCGGAAGGCAAAAAATTACAAGACAGCGAGTCCGGCGTTGAAGCGCTGTCCGCAGAAGCGGGGTGTTTGTGTGCGTGTGTATACCTCGACTCCCAAGAAGCCGAATTCCGCGCTCCGTAAGGTGGCCCGCGTGAGGCTGACCAATGGAATGGAAGTAACCACTTACATTCCCGGCGTGGGGCATAATTTGCAGGAGCATTCCATTGTTTTGATTCGGGGTGGTCGTGTTAAGGATTTGCCTGGTGTCCGTTACCATGTGGTACGCGGAAGTCTTGATACGCTGGGCGTTGATAACCGTCGTCAGAGCCGTTCTAAGTACGGTGCAAAACGACCCAAGAATTAACTCCGAACCCAACCTATGGCAAGAAGACGTACAGCAGTAAAAAGAGAAATACTGCCCGACCCTAAATTTCACGACATGCTTGTGTCGCGTTTTGTTAATTGCCTTTTGAGGCAGGGGAAGAAGAGTCTGGCAGAGCGCATGCTCTATACGGCGCTGGACACCATCGGCGAGAAGGTCGCAGATGAGGAGCCGCTCCGAGTGTTTAAAAAAGCGGTGGAAAATGCAGCCCCTGTTTTGGAAGTGCGGTCCCGGCGTGTCGGGGGTGCAACCTACCAGGTGCCGGTGGAGGTCAACCACAGTCGCCGAATTGCATTGAGTATCCGGTGGTTGATTGGGAATGCGAAGTCCCGCGCAGGAAAATCCATGGCGGAAAAGCTGACAGCTGAATTGCTGGATGCCTATAACAGTCAGGGCGGCGCGATTAAGAAAAAAGATGAAGTGCATCGTATGGCAGAAGCCAATAAAGCGTTTGCCCATTACAGGTGGTAAGGAAATATAGGCTGAGATGAGTAAAAAGTTATCCCTCGAAAAAGTTCGTAATATTGGAATCATCGCTCACATCGACGCGGGTAAAACCACGACGACGGAACGTGTTCTTTATTACACAGGTAAGAGTCATAAGATTGGTGAAGTGCACGAAGGCAGTGCCACCATGGACTGGATGGAGCAGGAGCAGGAGCGTGGTATCACGATCACTTCGGCTGCGACTACCTGTTTCTGGGATAAGCATCAAATCAATATCATCGACACACCCGGGCACGTTGATTTTACCGCGGAGGTTGAGCGGTCCCTGCGGGTTCTGGATGGTGCCATCGGCGTTTTTTGTGCGGTGGGTGGCGTTGAGCCTCAGTCTGAAACGGTATGGCGGCAGGCTACCAAGTACAAGGTCCCGCGGATTGCTTTTGTGAATAAAATGGATCGTACCGGTGCCAACTTTGTTTCTGTTGTGGGTCAAATGAAAGATCGGCTGGGAGCCAATCCGGTTCCGGTGCAGATCCCGGTGGGTGCTGAGGGTGATTTTGTTGGTGTGATCGACTTGATAGAGATGAAAGCCAATATTTATTCGGATGACAAAGGCAAGGGTGAGGTGTTTGATGTTGTGGACATCCCCGAAGATATGCGGGAGATGGCAGAGCACTACCGTGACAAAATGGTTGAGGCCGCCTCCGATGCTGATGAAAGCATCATGGAGCGATACCTTGAGGGCGGTGAGATCAGTAACAGTGAGATTCTTGCGGCTATCCGAACCGGCACCCTGGATTTGAAATTCACTCCCGTTTTTTGCGGGGCGGCGTTTAAGAATAAAGGTGTTCAGCAGTTGCTGGATGCGGTGGTCAATATTCTTCCGTCTCCTCTTGATGTTCCGTCGATTGTCGGGACCAATCCGAATACGCAGGAAGAGGTTGGTTTCAAGGTTGAAGACAGCGAGCCGCTGTCGGCGCTGGCTTTCAAGATCATGACCGATCCATTTGTCGGGCAGCTGGCATTTGTCCGGGTGTATTCCGGTAAGCTGGAATCCGGATCCTATGTCTACAACTCGACTAAGAATCAGCGTGAGCGAGTGGGTCGTCTGCTGCGAATGCACGCCAACAAGCGTGAAGAGATCAAAGAAGTGGCCGCAGGTGATATTGCCGCCGTTGTCGGATTCAAGAAAACCTTCACCGGTGATACGCTTTGTCCTGAAGACAAGCCTGTAATTCTTGAGGCCATCACATTTCCGCAGCCTGTTATTGCGATTGCCATTGAGCCAAAGACCAAGGCAGAGCAGGATAAGCTGGGCGATTGCCTGCATAAGCTGGCCCAGGAGGACCCGACTTTTGAAGCGCGGGTTGATCCTGAGACCAACCAGACCATTATCTCCGGGATGGGTGAGTTGCATCTCGAAGTCCTGGTTGATCGGATGAAGCGCGAGTTCAGTCTTGACGTGCATGTGTCCAAGCCTCAGGTTGCCTATCGCGAAACGATTTCAAAGGCGGTGGATCATGCCCACCAGTACAAGAAGCAGACCGGTGGTAAGGGGCAGTTTGCGCATGTGAAAATCAAGGTTGAGCCTCAGGAGCCAGGTGATGGTTACGAATTTGTGAACAAGATCACCGGTGGGGCGATCCCGAAGGAATTTATTCCCGCAGTGCAAAAGGGGATCGAGGAAGCGATGGACCGGGGTGTGTTGTGTGGGTATCCAGTGGTTGATATTCGCGTCACCCTGTATGACGGGTCATATCATGAGGTCGACTCGTCTGAAATGTCTTTTAAGATCTGTTCCGCTATCGCGTTCAAGGAGGCCTGTCAAAAAGCCGGTCCTCAGTTGCTTGAGCCGGTGATGGATGTCGAGGTGATGACCCCTGAAGATTTCATGGGTGATGTTATAGGTAATCTCAATTCAAAGCGGGGCAAGATTAAAGAATTGGCAGAACGCGCCGGTGCCAAGGTGGTGAAATGTGAAGTTCCCCTGGCGGGTATGTTCGGTTACTCGACCGATCTCCGCTCGGCGACACAGGGGCGTGCCAACTACAGTATGGAATTCGCAAAATACGATGTTGTGCCGGCTGCGATCGCGGAAGAGTTGATCGCCAAAGCTGCCGGGACGACTCCCGAAAACACAACGGTTTAACTGATATCGACATTTACGATCGAGAAAATGGAGTGAACACGGTATGGCTAAAGAAAAATTTGTAAGAGACAAGCCTCATTTAAACATAGGAACCATCGGGCACGTGGATCATGGTAAAACCACTCTGACCGCGGCCATCACCGAAGTACTGGCGACAAAAGGTTTTGCTGACAGTATTGCGTTCGATCAGATTGACAAGGCGCCGGAGGAGAAGGAGCGTGGTATCACCATCGCGATTGCGCATGTTGAGTATCAGACGGAAGAACGTCACTACGCTCACGTTGACTGTCCGGGTCATGCTGACTATGTAAAAAACATGATCACCGGAGCGGCGCAGATGGACGGCGCGATCCTGGTTATCTCTGCTACCGACGGCCCCATGCCTCAGACACGTGAGCATATCCTGCTGGCTCGTCAGGTTGGTGTGCCGAGGATTGTTGTGTTCATGAACAAGTGCGACATGGTTGATGATGAAGAGTTGCTCGACCTGGTTGAGCTTGAGGTTCGTGAGCTCCTCAGCAAGTACGAATTTCCAGGGGACGACATTCCGGTTGTTCGCGGCAGTGCGTTGAAAGCTCTTGAAAATGCTAGTGATGAGACGCAGAGTAAATGCATCTGGGATCTGATGGGGGAAGTTGATAAGTACATCCCGGTTCCCGAGCGTCCGGTTGACAAGCCGTTCCTGATGCCGATTGAGGATATCTTCAGCATCTCCGGTCGTGGAACGGTTGCGACGGGTCGTGTTGAGCAGGGCATCATCAAGGTGGGTGAGGAAGTTGAGGTCGTTGGTTTTCGCGATACGGACAAGACCACGGTGACCGGTGTTGAAATGTTCCGCAAGCTGCTGGATGAAGGTCAGGCGGGTGACAATGTCGGGCTTCTCTTGCGCGGTACGAAGCGTGAAGACATCGAGCGCGGGCAGGTTCTGGCAAAGCCGGGTTCGATTACACCGCACAGTAAATTCAAGGCATCGGTTTATATTCTGACGAAAGAGGAAGGTGGTCGTCACACTCCGTTCTTCAACGGGTATCGTCCACAGTTTTATTTCCGGACCACTGACGTGACAGGTGTTTGTACCCTGCCGCAGGGAGTGGAAATGGTTATGCCTGGAGACAACGTGACCTTTGACGTTGAATTGATCACCCCCGTAGCGATGGCGAAAGAGCTGCGGTTTGCAATCCGTGAAGGCGGACGTACCGTCGGCGCCGGAATCGTAAGCGAGATCAACGAGTGATGGCGGAAACCAGTCAGAAGATAAAGATCAAGCTTAAGGCTTACGACCACAAGTTGCTGGACTGGTCGGTCGGCGAGATTGTCGAAACGACAAAGCGCACTGGCGCTCGTGTGGTGGGTCCGATCCCCTTGCCAACAGTCCGGAACCGGTGGACGGTTTTGAGATCACCGCATGTTGATAAAAAGTCCCGGGAACAGTTCGAGATCAGAACGCACAAGCGTATCCTGGAAATTCTCGAGCCTACCCCGCAAACAGTAGACGCACTCATGAAGCTGGATCTTTCCGGCGGCGTCGATATTGAGATCAAGCTGTAGCCCTATGGAAGCTTTACTTGGAAAAAAAATGGGGATGACCCAGGTGTTCACTGATAAGGGGGATTGTGTCCCCGTGACGGTGATTCAGGTTGAAAAATGTGTGCCTGTTCTCAAGCGCACTCCTGAAACTGACGGTTATCAGGCGGTTCTGGTGGCTTATGGTGAGCGAAAGAAAAAGCACGCCAATAAAGCTCAGTTAGGTTTTTACGCCAAGCATAAAATGGATCCGGCTCAGACCTTGACCGAATTCCGCGACCAGGATATTGAAGACGATGCACTTGGCAAGCCGCTCAAGGTTGACCTGTTCTCCGAAGGCGATTTTGTGAATGTCATCGGGACGTCCAAGGGTAAAGGGTTTCAGGGGGTCATGAAGCGGCACGGATTCGCGGGTCACCCGGCTTCACGTGGTAACCATGAGTCATTTCGTGGCCCGGGTTCCATTGGTATGGCGACCTTCCCGGGCAGAGTGCTCAGGGGGCATCCCATGGCAGGGCATATGGGTAACGAGCGGGTCTTTGTGAAAAATTTAAGTGTTGTTAGTGTGGATCCCGGTAATAACACAATTCTGATTCGGGGGGCAGTGCCTGGAAAGAACGGTGGGCTGGTCCGGGTCGTGAAATCGCAAAAACAACCGAAGAATGGTAAGAAGTGATGGCGGAACTGGAAGTAAAAGATAAAGAAAATAATAAAGTCGAGACTGTTGCGGTATCCGATGATGTGTTTGGCGTGACAGTGCGCGAGCATCTGGTGCAGCGATATGTGGTGATGCAGCTTGCGTCCCGGCGCAGTGGTACAGCGAAGACGCAGAACAGTCGCTGTGAAGTACGCGGCGGTGGTAAAAAGCCCTGGCGCCAGAAAGGAACCGGACGGGCCCGTCAGGGCAGCATTCGGTCCGCCAACTGGGTTGGTGGTATGACGGTGTTTGGTCCCGCCCCTCGCGACTACAGTTTCCCTCTATCCAAAAAATCCAAAAAACTCGCAATCAAATCCGTATTAACCGATCGTCTTCAGAATGGTGGCATCACTGTTGTGAAGGATCTTTCGCTTGAAGAGCCTAAAACCAGGCATGCAGTTGCCCTGTTGGGTAAGCTTGAGCTTCCGGCGAAAACTCTGTTCCTTCTGGGCGATGAGAATGAAAACCTGAGGTTGGCTGTCAGGAACATTCCGCAGGTGGATTGCCTTTCGATTGAGGGGTTGAATGTATACGACCTGCTTCGGCACGAACGTATTGTGTTGACGCCCGAGACGGTCAAGAAAATTGAGGAGCGCCTTAACTAATGGATCTGCATCGCGTGTTGGAAAAGCCCCTGGTAACGGAAAAAGGCACCCTGATGTCTGAGGGGGGAAACTGGGTTTTGTTTCAGGTAAACCGTGGTGCGAACAAGCATTTGGTTAAGCAAGCGGTTGAAAAAATATTTAAAGTCACTGTGCTCAAAGTCAACACCCTGATGATGAAACCAAAGAGCAAACGGTTTGGAAGGCATGTGGGGCAGACTCAAAGCTGGAAAAAAGCCATGGTCCTGTTGAAGGACGGTGACACCATTGATTTCTTCGAGGGAGCGTAACCGAGCATGCCTGTACGCAGAATGAAACCGACATCTGCCGGAGTACGTTTCCGGACGATCTCCACTTTTGAAGAGGTCACCAAGAAGACTCCCGAGAAGAGTTTGCTTGTCGCGATCGGACGCAAGGGTGGTCGTAATCATCATGGGCGACTCACTGCTCCGCACCGGGGTGGTGGGCACCGCAAGCTATACC contains:
- the fusA gene encoding elongation factor G, translating into MSKKLSLEKVRNIGIIAHIDAGKTTTTERVLYYTGKSHKIGEVHEGSATMDWMEQEQERGITITSAATTCFWDKHQINIIDTPGHVDFTAEVERSLRVLDGAIGVFCAVGGVEPQSETVWRQATKYKVPRIAFVNKMDRTGANFVSVVGQMKDRLGANPVPVQIPVGAEGDFVGVIDLIEMKANIYSDDKGKGEVFDVVDIPEDMREMAEHYRDKMVEAASDADESIMERYLEGGEISNSEILAAIRTGTLDLKFTPVFCGAAFKNKGVQQLLDAVVNILPSPLDVPSIVGTNPNTQEEVGFKVEDSEPLSALAFKIMTDPFVGQLAFVRVYSGKLESGSYVYNSTKNQRERVGRLLRMHANKREEIKEVAAGDIAAVVGFKKTFTGDTLCPEDKPVILEAITFPQPVIAIAIEPKTKAEQDKLGDCLHKLAQEDPTFEARVDPETNQTIISGMGELHLEVLVDRMKREFSLDVHVSKPQVAYRETISKAVDHAHQYKKQTGGKGQFAHVKIKVEPQEPGDGYEFVNKITGGAIPKEFIPAVQKGIEEAMDRGVLCGYPVVDIRVTLYDGSYHEVDSSEMSFKICSAIAFKEACQKAGPQLLEPVMDVEVMTPEDFMGDVIGNLNSKRGKIKELAERAGAKVVKCEVPLAGMFGYSTDLRSATQGRANYSMEFAKYDVVPAAIAEELIAKAAGTTPENTTV
- the tuf gene encoding elongation factor Tu, which codes for MAKEKFVRDKPHLNIGTIGHVDHGKTTLTAAITEVLATKGFADSIAFDQIDKAPEEKERGITIAIAHVEYQTEERHYAHVDCPGHADYVKNMITGAAQMDGAILVISATDGPMPQTREHILLARQVGVPRIVVFMNKCDMVDDEELLDLVELEVRELLSKYEFPGDDIPVVRGSALKALENASDETQSKCIWDLMGEVDKYIPVPERPVDKPFLMPIEDIFSISGRGTVATGRVEQGIIKVGEEVEVVGFRDTDKTTVTGVEMFRKLLDEGQAGDNVGLLLRGTKREDIERGQVLAKPGSITPHSKFKASVYILTKEEGGRHTPFFNGYRPQFYFRTTDVTGVCTLPQGVEMVMPGDNVTFDVELITPVAMAKELRFAIREGGRTVGAGIVSEINE
- the rpsJ gene encoding 30S ribosomal protein S10, yielding MAETSQKIKIKLKAYDHKLLDWSVGEIVETTKRTGARVVGPIPLPTVRNRWTVLRSPHVDKKSREQFEIRTHKRILEILEPTPQTVDALMKLDLSGGVDIEIKL
- the rplC gene encoding 50S ribosomal protein L3 — encoded protein: MEALLGKKMGMTQVFTDKGDCVPVTVIQVEKCVPVLKRTPETDGYQAVLVAYGERKKKHANKAQLGFYAKHKMDPAQTLTEFRDQDIEDDALGKPLKVDLFSEGDFVNVIGTSKGKGFQGVMKRHGFAGHPASRGNHESFRGPGSIGMATFPGRVLRGHPMAGHMGNERVFVKNLSVVSVDPGNNTILIRGAVPGKNGGLVRVVKSQKQPKNGKK
- the rplD gene encoding 50S ribosomal protein L4, coding for MAELEVKDKENNKVETVAVSDDVFGVTVREHLVQRYVVMQLASRRSGTAKTQNSRCEVRGGGKKPWRQKGTGRARQGSIRSANWVGGMTVFGPAPRDYSFPLSKKSKKLAIKSVLTDRLQNGGITVVKDLSLEEPKTRHAVALLGKLELPAKTLFLLGDENENLRLAVRNIPQVDCLSIEGLNVYDLLRHERIVLTPETVKKIEERLN
- the rplW gene encoding 50S ribosomal protein L23, producing the protein MDLHRVLEKPLVTEKGTLMSEGGNWVLFQVNRGANKHLVKQAVEKIFKVTVLKVNTLMMKPKSKRFGRHVGQTQSWKKAMVLLKDGDTIDFFEGA